The segment TTGCGTGTACATAAGCAAGAGGAATGTGAATATCAACAGAAATGAAAATCCTATCAGGTAAACGAAAGCACTGCTATATGTCAGCAAAGGCGTTGCAAAGCTCTGGAAATAAGCGACCGCATCTCCTTCTATCCGGATCATGTAGCTGGCATAACTGGTTTCCGGAACCTTTCCCAGAAACATCACGAACGCGAGCTGGGATTTTACAAGCAGGTAAACAAAACAGGCGGATACTAAATATGGTAATGTTCTCAGGGAAAACATCCTTCTCCAGTTTGTTTCATGATCTCTCTTGAAATCTTTTGGAACAAAGATATGATATGCTATTGCTATAAGGCATATCAGTATCGGTGCCATTATAAGAGGCATTAGGTAAGATGCTGTCATTTATCTATCAGTCCCTCCAATTGATCGATCAGACAGGCTTTAATTAAACATACTTCGTGTATAAATGTCTTATGTACATATTATCAAAATTTAGCAAACTAATAATATAATCTTGATAAAATATGTATGTTTCATAAAAGTTCAATAATAAAAAAATCAAAGTGTTAGTTAACAAAAGGTCATTCGGATTACAGCTCCGAATATGTTATTTAAAAAAGTTTTACATGATTTGCTGAAAACGCATCTCATGTAACGAGTAAAATATGTGTTAAAATGAATTGTGGTTTTATGTTCAGTTCTGCAGTTCTTTCTTTTTCTGAACGATCTTCTCCATCTTTTTAGCCCACATGTCTTCGTTCATATCAGTATACTCACATTCAAGATAGTGCTCCACAGCAATGGTAAGTGCTTCCTTTGTAGATGAGCTATTGCATTTTTTCTTCAATTCCATTAGTTGCTCTTCTGCAAGGACCGTTTGTGCGTGTACTATCTTCATTTGTTTGTCTCCTGTGTTTGAATTTGTACCATCCAACACCTCCTCATAATCATAATGATATATAATTTTGTCGACTTTTCCGATAGTTACTTTCCAGTACTGGAAATACTTTTATCTCTACATTGATATGTTCAAAACGTGATATATTTCTCCAAATTTTAACAAGTTTCTTTTAGATTGTATTTCGACCAATAAGTTTAAAAGAATGATCGACATTACAGGAGTGTCGCGAGGGCGTGTGGCCTAGCCAGGATATGGCGGCAGCCTCCTAAGCTGTAAATCAGGGGTTCAAATCCCTTCACGCCCGCCAATTATTCTTTCATCATTTTTACAAACAAAGGAGCTTGCATTTTGATCAGGAAAGCTACTGTTAAAGACGTTGATAGCATTAAACGTATTATCAATTATTATGCAGATTTGGATCAGATGCTCCCCCGCTCTGTCAGTGAACTCTACGAATCCGTGCGCAATTTCTATGTTTATGAGATGGGCGGAGAGGTCGTTGGTTGCTGCGGACTTCAGGTCCTGTGGGTTGACCTTGCTGAGGTTCTCTCCTTTGCGATACTTCCGGAATACAGAGGCAAAGGAGTAGGTACCATGCTACTGGATTCCTGTCTTGATGACGCTCGCAAGCTTGGGGTGACAACGGTGTTCACATTGACCTACGCTCCGGTTTTTTTTGAAAAGAACGGTTTCAGTCGTGTGGATAAATCATCACTTCCACATAAGATCTGGAGTGGCTGCATTAAATGTCCCAAGTTTCCGGATTGTGATGAAATAGCCCTTTCCATGAAACTGTCCTGATCAAGATATATTCTATGAGGGTAAATTATAAGTCCTGAGTTACATCTGTTGAATTGTTTCAAATAATCACGGGTAGATCACTATGATAGAAGCGCGTATCAGAGATTTCATTATAACAAAAGACAACTGGATATTTGCAGTAGCTGATTATTTTCATCCTGATGGTGTGAGGTGTGTACTAAGGTATGTTCCTGATGAATCCGGTGATCGCCAGTTGAATGGCCTCAAATACCGAAAATACGATTTTGATGTTGCTTTCGATTTTATGAGGGAGAACCGGCCTGAGTGGGTGCAGGATGTACATATAGTTCCCGAGGATCAGGTGAAGGTGGTTCTGCATCCATCAGACCCCATCCCTGAACTTGTTAATCAGGATGAGAGGGTAAAGGCTGTTGTAGATGTATTACTTGATGCCGACATCCCTATTGAAAAGATGGGAGTTACCGGTTCATTTTTGCCGGGACTACAAAATGAGCAATCAGATGTCGATTTTGTAGTCTATGGTAACGAATGGTTCAAGGCAAGAGATGCAATTGCAGCTGCAAAGAAAGAAGATGGTTTTATCGAAGACATTGATGAGCAGATGTGGCATCGTATTTACAACAAGCGCATTCCTGAGATTTCTTATGAGGAATTCATTCTCCATGAGAAACGCAAAGGGAACAGGGGAATGGTTGGAGGTACTTATTTCGACCTGCTGTTCGTTAGGGACTGGAGCCAGATAGAAGGGCCTCTTCCAAGAGGTGTTGATGTTGGGACAATGAAGATCGAAGCAAAGGTCACGGATGCGGAGCTAGCCTTCGATAATCCTTCAGTTTACAAGGTAGACCACGATGAGATCGACCATGTTCTTTCATACACTCATACCTATGCAGGACAGGCTCTGGAAGGGGAGGTCATTGAGGCACAGGGCGTTGTCGAGCAGGTCGGTGATATCAAGAGACTTGTGGTGGGTACTTCCAGGGAGCCGAAGGGTGAGTGGATTAGATCCCTTACATTGCTTGGGAAATGCGATTGAGAACAGCCTGACAGGAATGGATCAATGCTAAGAATTAAGCAATACTATAAATTTGAATTAATATCTTAATTAAAAAAGAAAGGCTATTGGAGGTGGGAGTATTAACCTCCTCCTGTTGCCTGGAACACTTCTTCAAGTGTGCTGGTTTGTACCTCTTCTGCCTGTTGTTTGATGCGCTCTTTTACATCTTCTTCGGAAATAGTGTATTTCTTACCCGCACTTGCCTTCCGGTCTGTGATCTGCAGGGTTTCCACCCTGTAATAAAGTTGGGTCGTATCAAGAAGTGCCCAGGTGCCTTCATCATCTGTTTTGATTTCGATAATTTCTCCAATGGTGTCTGTATTGATGTACCTTACATTGCTTCCAATGCTTATCGGAGCATCATTTGCATCAACTGCTGAAGGCTCTTCGTTCACTTTCGGATCGCTCCTTAGTTATTCTTGATCTCTTCCCTTAGTTCGCCGAGGAGTGCAACCCTTTCGGCAAATGCATTGTGCCTGTGTATACTCTCTTCGTTGATCTGTTTGATAGTAACAACAGCATCATCAGGTACATGTCCGAATTCTCTGACAACCTTCTGTGCCATTGTCCTTACACAGTCTTCAACGAACTTAGGGTTCTTGTGAGCTCTTTCAACGACCATTGCTTCATCTGCGCGTTTCAGAAGCTCGACAATACTGGAGCTCATTGAATTTTCAATAATCTCGATAATTGTGTCCAGTGATACCTCGACATCACCACTTACTTCAAGTGAGATTATGCCTCGTCCTCTCTGGTTGTGGGTTGCCATTGGTACTTTGTTCAGGAAGTTAATAATGGTCTCCAGGTCAACACCAAGGTCACGCAGTGCTGCTTTTGCGTTATCCCTCATGATCTCCTGGGCACATGGGCAGGCGGTCATGCCGACAACTTCTGCACCAATGAGCTTCTTGACGTCGATCTCTTCATCTTCAGGTCTTGTTGCGATAGCCTCTGCAAATATGTCCACAACTTCCTGGCACTGCATCTTTGTGGATGGTGATTCCCTTTTGACCACATATTCGCTTTTCATACGGACTTCGGACCTGGTGGCATATTCATGCCTTCCCAGCAGGTTCTTTGCAACATCACTGCAAAGTTCCTCTATCTCATAAACCGGCATGTTGATTGCTTTTTCAAGGACTTCATCGATGGCCTCGAAATTACGTGAAAGGTTTGCACCTTTACGGTCTGAAGGCAGGTCTACGAAGATCTCAAAAGTTGAAATAAGCACTATGGGCCTTTTGTCTTTACGTTTGATCTCAACGAGTTTTTTGACTCCGGTCACACCTACACGTGTCAGGTTTACGGGTATATTTGGTTTATTTGCTTGTACGTCAGGAAATTGCGCAACTGGAAGCTCCATTTTTATGACCTCTAATAAAGAATTAAAATAAATTATGTTTAAGTTATGGTTTTAGATTGATACCAAACACAAACATATTCATTACATGTAAATGTTTTGTTATACTCCGGTATTTTAATAGCAAGAATTGTATTTTAAAAAGATATCTCTTGATTTCGGGGATATATTTCTTAGTTATCTTATTCTTTTCCAGCAGCAGCAATAATATCAAATTAACTTGATTTACAGAAACATTATCATAAGGCTACATTAAAAGAAAACTATATATATTCGATAAGTACAACTACATATAACCAATAACGGGTACGTAAGGTGATAAAATGTCTGAAACAAGAAATTTTGTGTTACGAGACAGTAAGGGTAAAGAGCATGGAGTATTCACCGGTAAACAGCCACGGCAGGCAGCTCTCAAAGTTGCTAACAGGGGCAAGGGTACCAAGTCCAAGCCAGAAAAGATAATGCTTCGCGAGCGTGGCACCAAGAAGGTCCATGTATTCCTTGGCTGGAAAGAAATGGTCAAGGCACCAAAGAACAAGCCTGACTGGATGCCTGACAAGATCAACAAGCCATTCGTGAAGAAACAGAAGCCAGGAATTATCAAACTGGACAAGATCTGATTTTTTTCATATTAATTTGTTTGAGTCCGTTTACGGACTCTTCAAATTCTACTTTTTAGGCGTAATGTTTATTTCTTTAGCTTTCAGATATGTTTTCGATCCTTATCTTTTGATCACTTCTCTATCTTTTGATTTTCCTTTTTGTTTAAGATTATATTCTCTTTTCATTTCAGACGTTTATATATCATTATATCAAAAAGCTTTATAAAATGAGCTTCGTTATTGTATCCATATGACAGGAAAAAGAGAGAATGTTCTGATCGAAGCCCTACCGTACATTCGGGATTTCTATGGTTCTGTAATGGTGATCAAGGTCGGAGGGCATGCAATGGTCAATCCTTCTGTTATGAGCGATATCATTCAGGATGTTGTTCTTTTGCGTTTTGTTGGTATTCACCCTGTGATCGTTCATGGTGGCGGTCCCGAGATCACCGAAAAGATGGAGCGTATGGGGAAGAAGCCGGAGTTTGTAGGCGGATTGAGAATTACTGACGATGAGACCATGGAGATCGCACGCATGGTTCTTGTGGGTAACATTAATACAAAGATCGTGTCCCTCATAGGGAAACATGGTGGAAAAGGTGTAGGTCTTTCCGGAAAGGATGGAAAGATGATCATGGCTAAGAGAAAAGGTACCCAGAAGATCATGATCGAAGATGTCGAACATGATGTGGACCTTGGCTGGGTCGGTGAGACCGAGATAATTAATCCTGAACTTATCAACATTGTTACAGCTAACGATTATATTCCTGTGATCTCCCCTATCGCAATGGATGCCGAAGGTAATGCATTGAACATAAATGCTGATACGGTTGCAGGAGACCTTGCAGATGCCCTGCATGCAAAGAAACTGATATTGATGACAGATGTACCTGGTGTTCTCAGGGACCAGTCAGATACATCCAGCCGCATCTCCCGCATCAGTGTGGATGATGTGGAACCCCTGATAGAGGAAGGTGTCATCGGCGGTGGTATGATCCCTAAAATGAGAAGTGCCAAAGCAAGTGTCATTGGGGGTGTGGAACGCGTCCACATAATTGATGGAAGTGTGTCCCATTCAGTCCTGCTTGAGCTTTTCACTGATAAAGGAATAGGGACAATGGTATATCAGGACACGGAATAAGCGTGTCCTCTGACCTTTTTTCTATTTTTTAGTTTTATCTTCTTAATCCCGTATCGGACTTCCGTATGTAAGTCCGTCCAGGTCAAGGACCTTTTTCCAGAGCTCTTTGCAGCCACAGTCAAGTCCATCAAGTACGTTCAGGTCCTGTGTCCTGGAGAATAGGTGTACGGCATCCGATACGTCCCTGCTGCACTTCTTGCAGTTATGCGGGCCACGCTTTGAGCCTGCACCTACTGGATCGGATGTTATCACAAGTTCAGGGTGTTTCTGCTTTGCCCTCTGGAGTATCTCTACAATGCTCCAAAGCCAGGGCGGCCTGTACTGGCCTCTTTGCCACATGTGTTCCACATAGGTACCATTCTGCACATTGCAAAGGTTGATGGAAATGGTCTGTGCATATCCTGCGACATCATCGATGGTATTCACAATGTCTTCCATAGCTTCCTTTTCCGAGAGGAAGAGTGGTTTTAACAACAGGTAAGCTTTCATGGCCACATTGTTGTTCTTAGCTACTTCAGCAGCCCTGGTGAAATCAGCGAAGGTGAAGCCTTTGTTAATAGAGTTCTTGCGGATGTTGTCTGAACTGGTCTCAAGGCCGATGGCAACCTCGAATGATGTATCTCCAAGGGCATCGCTACATGACTTCAGGATCTCATCTGTGACAAACTCCGGGCGACTTTCCACGATCACCTTGAACACACGTTCATCAGCAGCCAGCTTCCCAAGGATGTTCTTCCTCGTTTCAACAGGGATCTCTTTTTCATCCAGGAAACTGCCTGATGTGAATATCTTGACCATGAAGCGCTCAAGCCTTTCGCCTTTTTGCATGGCATTCTCAAGCTGCTTCTCAAGCTCTTCCGGCTGAGGCGGGATCTTTGCGCTATCATAGACAAAACCGCACATGGTGCAGCCGCCTGCCTTTCCCCACCAGCATCCTGATGTCTTGAAGATGATTGTCAGCGTATCCACTGTTTCGCCGTTGAAGTGGTCAGTGCTCCTCCAGACGGCAGCAGGATACTCGTTCGATGATGGCTTTATACGCTGGCGGTTGCGTATTTCCAGTACGGCTTTGTTGAGTGACATTATTCGAACTCGATTGTTGCAGGTGGTTTTGGTGACAGGTCGTAAAGCACTCTGGCAACAGATGGTATCTCGCCGGAGATCCTTGTTTCGATCTTCTTCAGGGTTTCCCATGGAAGTTCAAGTGCTTCTGCGGTCATTCCGTCCCTTGAGCCCACTGCGCGGACTGCGACGATCCAGCCATGTACCCTGACATCACCTTTGACACCGGTTCCTTTTCCGACAACAGCAGCGAATGTCTGCCATGGTTTGAACTTCTCGAGCAGTTCTTCCTCAACGATGGCGTTTGCCTCGCGGACCACATCTACTTTCTCCTCGGTAACCTCCCCGATTATCCTTACGGAAAGTCCGGGTCCCGGGAATGGCATCCTCTCACAGATCTCATCAGGGAGTTCAAGTGCCTTTGCAACCTCACGAACTTCATCCTTGTACAGGTCATCGATAGGTTCGATGATGTCTTTGAAGTCAATCTTTTCAGGTAATCCGCCAACGTTGTGGTGGGATTTGATTCCGCCTTCAGATTCGATCTTGTCGGGGTATATAGTTCCCTGGATCAGGTATTCTGCTTCAAGCTCGCGTGCTTCTTCCTCAAAGATGCGGATGAATGTCTCACCAACTATCTTCCTCTTTTCTTCAGGGTCCTTTACTCCCACAAGAGCTTCAAGGAAACGATCCTTGGCATGGATGACCTGAAGGTTCATGTCTGCGAAGATCTCCTCGATGACCTCTGTCTCTCCTTTCCTCATGAGGCCTGTGTCAATGTAGATCGGGAAGAACAGGTCCCCGAGGGCACGGTATGCAAGAACCGCACAGACCGAGCTGTCAACTCCGCCGGAAAGTCCTACAATCGTCTTCCCTTTGGCCTTTTCTTTGATCCTGTCTATCGCTTTAGGTATGAATTTCTCGACTTTTACCATGAAAATGAACTCCGGTTATGATGTGATGATGATCAGTTAATCAATGTTAGTTAATATTAGTGGGTTTCTTAAATATGCTGTGCTTAATATGTTTGTTGGTTTTAATGCTATCGATGGAACATATGATTTAATAGTAGTTTTCCATTTTGTTTATTGTTGACAATTTATGGCTATCTGAATTATCCGTATTTTAAAGGGCTTGAACACTTTCACCCCGCATGCTCTGCTCTTAAATATCTGTAGCCTCTTTAGTAGAATAAACATCAGATGATCATCGGTATTCAACATGCACAGGACACTCCAGAAATACTTCGGCTACAGCGAATTCCGCCCCCTTCAGGAGGATATCATCAGGGATGTCCTTGATGGGAAGGACACTTTCGTATTGATGCCTACCGGGGGCGGGAAGTCTATCTGCTACCAGATCCCTGCACTTATGATGGATGGTCTTGCTATCGTGGTGTCTCCTCTCATATCTCTTATGAAGGATCAGGTGGATGGCCTGGTCAGCAACGGGATAGCTGCTGCTTATCTTAACAGCACGTTAAGCTATCGCGAGCAACAGGAGACCACACGTGCCATAGTGGATGGTCATGTGAAGATACTATATGTTGCTCCTGAAAGACTTTGCATGAAAAGTACTCTGGAACTTCTCAAGTATGTGAACATCAGCCTGTTCGCCATCGATGAGGCACATTGCATTTCACAATGGGGTCACGACTTCAGGCCCGAATACCGTCGTCTTGGGTTTTTGAAGGAAAAGTTCCCTGACGTTCCGGTCATTGGGCTGACTGCAACCGCCACACCGAAGGTCAAGGAGGACACTATTAAATTGCTCAAGCTGAGGTCTCCTTCTGTATATGTGGCAAGTTTTAATCGCAGCAATCTTTCCTATGAGATCCGACAGAAAAAGAACACATTTGGTGATCTGGAGGATCTCCTCAAAAGCCATGATGGTGATTCGGGAATCATCTACTGCAACAGCCGAAAGAGCGTGGAATCCCTTTCCAGGAAGCTCAACAACAAAGGTTTTCATACTTTGCCCTATCATGCGGGCCTGTCAGATTCCAAAAGACATGAACACCAGGAACGCTTCATAAGGGATGATATTGAAATAATCGTGGCGACAGTGGCATTTGGTATGGGTATTGACAAACCGAATGTGAGATTTGTCGTCCACTATGACCTTCCCAAGAACATTGAGGGATACTATCAGGAAACCGGCAGGGGTGGCCGTGACGGTCTTGAATGTGAATGCGTCCTGTATTTCAGTCGTGGTGACTGGTACAAGATCAAGTACTTCATTGATAAGATGTCGAAAAAGTCCGAACGTGATATTGCAACGGTTAAACTCCGGGAAATGATCGATTTCTGTGAAAGCACAACGTGCCGCAGGAAGGTCTTGCTTGGTTATTTCGGAGAGGAACTGGAATCTGATTATTGTGGCGGGTGCGATGTCTGCCTTAAGCCACGTGATACTTATGATGCCTCGGAGGCTGCAAGGGTGCTGCTGTCCTGTGTGGATGAGGTCAATGAACGCTTTGGCCTGACGCATGTGGTGGATATCATCTCAGGTTCCCGGGCAAAGAAGATAAAAAGCTACAAGCATGACCGTCTCAAAAGCTATGCTTCCGGTGAGGGCTATACGAAGTCCGAATGGCTCGATATGGCTAGGGAGATGGTTCGTCTTGGTTTCCTTGATGTTAAAGGGGCGAAATACCCCCTGTTAAACCTGAACAAAAAGAGCCGGGAAGTTCTTGCAGGTGGGGAGGTCTGGTTGACGCGGCCGTCTGATGCGGTTGCGGCGAAACCCGGGAAACCCAAAACTACGATTTCAAGATCAACGACTTCAAAGAGCAATAGCTCAAATAGGGCTCGTCCAATTACCTCTGTTTCAAAGACTTCCAATTCAAAGAGCGCCACCTCTAAAAAGACTACCTCTAAGGCAACTGCATCAAAGAAGTCCACTGCTGATAAAAAGTCAAAGAGGGTTCCAACCCCTATATCACGCCCCGATAAAAAATTATTCGACCGGCTTAAGAAGTTAAGAAAAAGACTGGCAGAGGATGAGGACGTTCCGCCTTACATCATCTTTGCGGATACAAGCCTTCGCCAGATGGCGGTAAAATATCCTATAAAGAACGAGGAGTTCCTTGACATTACAGGCGTCGGTGAGTTCAAATTAAAAAAGTACGGGCCAGTCTTCATGGAAGAGATCACCCGTTATTTGAAAGGTTCTAAATGAGCTTCTCAGAGCAGGAAGTTCAGTGTGAGCTGGAATATGAGGTCACCGTATACCACTGCTGCTATGAATCCGGCAGTTATTGGGATCATGAATGGCAGGCCGGGTGTGACCCATACTCTTTCATCGATAAGGCCTTTTTCTGCATATTCCTGTAGTCTGGAGATAGACTCATCGTCAAGTTTTGTGCCTGAAGTGGTGAACTTATTCCTGACCTCATCGTCAACCTCTTCGAAGGCTTCCATCAGTCTTATGTGAGGTTTGTCAAGTTTTGAAACTGGCGTCCTGTATCCAACGAACATGTAATGTGGTTTCTTCAGTGTCTCTTTCAATGAGGGCTGCGTCATGTTGTAAAGGAATAGCCCAATCGGAACTATAATTGTCAGGATGACCGAATTTCCAAATACGCTGAATGTGAAAAGGTTAAGCGGCGGTATTCCGAAGATTGGCAACTGCCTGCCGAAGAGTTCCATTGCAGGGTAGATAGGCAATATAAGTGATATCACCATCAGGACCTTTGCATCGGCGCCACCAAAGGCATTCAGGTAGAACAATATGTACACGAATGTGAAGATTAGTATGAATGAGATAGCTGTCCATTTGATGTATGGGATGCCAAACCTGTAAGCATCATATAGCATGAATATGGCACCTGCTCCAAGCATCTTTGGCCAGAGTCTGTTGGTAACTCTTCTTGATTTGATATCGGAGTAGCAGGCATAGATCAGGAATGGGGCACAGACTAGTACCTTCAGAAGTTCGATCATCACATTTTCTCCCATTTTTTGAGTTTAAGTACCTCGGAAAGCGTACTTCCGCGCTTTATTTCTTCATAAAGGCGTTTCTCGTTCTTCTCCACCTCTTTTGCACGCCTTGCAATTTCATATGCACGTTCTTTTTGTACCACAACTACACCGTTGTCATCACCGATAATGTAATCTCCCGGGTTGACCACCTGGCTTCCACAGTTGATAGTGGCGTTAATCTCCCCAAAACCTTTCGGGTCACCTGCATTAGGAACGTTGGTTGTCGCAAACACCGGAAGGCCGATCTTTCTGATCTCATCAATATCCCTTACGGCACCATCAATGACGATCCCTGCAATACCCTTGTTCAGGCAGCTGAGTGTGGCAAGTCCTCCCCATGGTGCAATATGAGGGCTTCCATTGTAGATCACAATGACATCTCCTTTGCCTGCAGTCTCTATAGCCTCAACTGTTTTTGCCCAGTCTCCTTCAAAGGTCTGCACTGTGACAGCAGTGCCCACCATCTTTTTTCCGTCTACCATGGAACGGATGTTCTTCATGGCACCTTTTCGGTGCATGGCGTCGGTGATGTTAGGTGTGGATACCTCTGAGAACAATCTTCTGGTCTCCTGTTCCAGTGTCTGTCTTTTGAAATCAGGGATCTCGGTGGCATCCACACTTTCACGTATCTTTCTTGCAGATTCTGTCACATTATCGGATTGTGTTATATTTCCTCCCACAATGACGATACTCGCGCCTGCTTTTACTGCCTGTGCAGATGTAACTGCATCAAGTCCTCCTGCAGCTGCAACCGGTATGTCCACTGCCTGAATTATCCTCTCAAGCAATGGAGTGGGGTCTTTTCCTGTCATCTGCTGGTCGATTCCTGCATGCATGTTGATGTAGTCAACCCCCATCTTTTCCAGTTCCTGTGCTCTCTTTACAGGATCTTCCACTATGATCAGGTCGGCCATCAACCTGACGCCGTATTTTCTTGCAGACCTTACTGCGTCCTGAACGGTGGAATCATCTGCATTCCCCAGCAACATTACAATGTCAGCACCCGCTTTGGCAGCCATCTCCACTTCAAAAGCACCGGTATCTGCGATCTTCATATCGGCAAGAATGGCATGTTCAGGGAATTCTTTTTTGAGCTGTCTGACAGCATTCATCCCTTCGCTTTTTATGAGCGGTGTTCCTGCTTCTATCCAGTTTGCGCCTCCTTCAACAGCTTCTTTTGCGATCTGTATGGCGCGATCGATCTCCAGCAGGTCAAGTGCGACCTGAATTATTGTATTAATATGATCACCTTTTGGAGTTTGATAAAGTAGTATACCTGAATAAGTATAAATCTAACCGGGTATATGTTCATAGTACTTAATAATTAATGGTATTTGAAGCCACAAAAGGGATCTGAGGAGCATGGGGGACGATCAGCTTATAACCAAACAACAGCGTGAAAAGCTTCTGGCTCGCCTTCACAGAC is part of the Methanococcoides methylutens MM1 genome and harbors:
- the hxlA gene encoding 3-hexulose-6-phosphate synthase → MYTYSGILLYQTPKGDHINTIIQVALDLLEIDRAIQIAKEAVEGGANWIEAGTPLIKSEGMNAVRQLKKEFPEHAILADMKIADTGAFEVEMAAKAGADIVMLLGNADDSTVQDAVRSARKYGVRLMADLIIVEDPVKRAQELEKMGVDYINMHAGIDQQMTGKDPTPLLERIIQAVDIPVAAAGGLDAVTSAQAVKAGASIVIVGGNITQSDNVTESARKIRESVDATEIPDFKRQTLEQETRRLFSEVSTPNITDAMHRKGAMKNIRSMVDGKKMVGTAVTVQTFEGDWAKTVEAIETAGKGDVIVIYNGSPHIAPWGGLATLSCLNKGIAGIVIDGAVRDIDEIRKIGLPVFATTNVPNAGDPKGFGEINATINCGSQVVNPGDYIIGDDNGVVVVQKERAYEIARRAKEVEKNEKRLYEEIKRGSTLSEVLKLKKWEKM